The Dickeya poaceiphila DNA window GGCATAGGTGGCATATCAGCCTGTCTTCATTTATTCGTGATTATATCTATATACCGCTTGGAGGAAGTCGCCGGGGATGGTGGCATACGCAACTCAACATTTTGATTGCAATGGCGTTGTCAGGTATCTGGCATGGCACCAGCATGACTTTTTTTATTTGGGGAGTGATACATGGAATAGGGTTGATTACTTATAATCTCTGGGTTAGCTATCGCCAGACTAAAAAAGTAATCCCAATACCCGGATTCATCGCGCGGTTATTAACCTTTCATTTCGTTTGTCTGGGCTGGATTTTCTTTAAGGCTGGCAGTGTACATGATGCGCTACACATGCTGGAGATTATTTCCAGCGCCAAAGTAGCACAATTGACGGTAGGCGATATGTGGGGCATTGCTGGCTTTATTGTTTTACTACTTATCTATCCATCATTAATCACACTGCGTGAAAACATCGCTAATATGTTGAAACGACTTGAATGGTATATGGTGCCTTTCGTGATCTTTTCATTTTTAGCATTGGTTTTCTTCTTTTCGCCTTCCGGCGTACCGGGATTTATCTATGCTAACTTCTGAATACCACACCACGTTGACTCATGCCGTTAAAAGCCTGCTGGTGATAGTGAGTTGTATGATTGGATTAATATGGCTGGATCAACAATCAATCAATAGTTATTGGGAGCTGCATTTTCATACCAAAAGCCCGTGGGACGGCATCACCAGTCCATCATGGGTATACGGCGAGCACCTGATGAAAGCCTCGCAGGCAGCCAAAGATACCTTTGTAGAGAGCATGGCGACGCCTGAAGACAGTACACAGGATGACGCCGCTGTGCCGCTACGCCCTGCTGCAACCAAACCGCTCGCCCAGCGGGAAAAGCCGTTATCGTCCGCCGCGGCAAAAAACGCTGCCGCCGCCAAAGAACCGGCAAATAACATGGATGGTAATTCAGCTAACAGCGCCACGATTGAGGCTGGTCACGTGGTATTGAAAACCGGGCAGACCGTTCTTTTTATCGGTGACTCCATGATGGAAGGCGTTGCACCTCACGTCATTAAAATGTTACGCGACCATTATAATGTGGCGGGTATTGATTTAAGTAAACGTAGCTCTGGCCTGACGTATCCCCATTATTTCAACTGGCCGTTAACATTGGGCCGTGAGTTGGAAAAAAGGCAGAATATTGGATTGGTGGTGGTGTTTCTGGGAGCAAACGACCCTTGGGATATGCCACCCGGTAATGGCAATACCTTCCTGAGGTTCGAGTCGCCAGCATGGGAAAGTGCGTATCGTGATCGTATTCGTCTGATACTGCATTTAGCTCATGAAAAACAGATTCCCGTTATCTGGATTTCGCCCCCGAATGTAGAGAATAAGAAGCTCAATCATGGGATTAATTATCTTAATGGGTTGTTTGAATCCGAAGTCACCGCTGAACATGAAATACTCATCCGGGCGAATGAGATTTTTGGCTATCAGGGTAATGTTTATTCCCCTGATATGGTGCAGGATAAGGTAAAAGTGCGTATTCGCACTAATGATGGCGTTCACTTCTCGGTAACTGGACAAAAAATGATTGCTGAACGTATTTTCTCGAAAATAAACGTGACCCCCGCCTTGCAGGAGGCCAATCATTACGATGCCCGATAAGGTGACAGACAAAATTGGGTATATGATGGCAATAATCATTTGCCTGATTCAGCTCACATCTTGTAGCCGGGAAGACCATGATATTTCCGGCGTCGCCACCACACTCACGACCGGAGAAAATACGGTTCAGTTAATCGATTATGGCGATCCAGGGTTGCAGCAACTCAAGCACAAATTGAGCCACAGCGATAAAGAAAAAATTCACATTCTGCAATTAGGTGATTCACATACCGCATCGGATTTTTTTTCCGGGCAACTGCGCCGTCATTTTAAGCAGCAGTATGGCGACGGCGGCGTCGGTTTTGTTAGCCCTTTAGCCATATCTGGCACCCGATTTGATAACGTCTTGTTCTCCATAGCCAAAGGCTGGAACATGATAACCAGCCGCAAAACCAGCAATGCTGGATTTACCTTAGGCGGTAATATCGCTACGCCACGTCAGGACAATAATGATGCGCAGCTGGCGGTGCGCGATACGGAACCGACCTTTTCGATGCAAGCGTTATACCGTAATCAGGCGAACGGGAAGATACAGATCCAGAATCAGGCAGTTATGCTCCCCGGCAGCCAGTCCCAGTGGGTATTGAGCCAGCCAGTGACTGTCCAGTCTCCGGTCAGGTATTCGTTATCGCTTTCAGGAGGAAGCCAACTGGCCGGATGGCTGCTTTCATCCAATCACCGTGGCGGTGTCATGTTAAGTGCGCTAGGTATCAATGGCGCTCAGGTTTCTATGCTGGATAAATGGCGCGATAACTGGTTATCCACATTAAAAATATTGAAACCGGATATGGTAATACTGGCGTACGGTACGAACGAAGCCTTTGACCAACAGCTTGATATTCAACGTTATCGAAAAAATTATAGCGAACATATACGGGCTATCCGGCGTGTGTTACCCAATGCAGTTATTCTGCTGGTTAGCCCCGGCAGCAGCATCAGTAATAAAACTGGCGTATCCTGTCAGCAACAGCAATCCGTTGCATTAAAACCGGTTATTCAGGCACAGCGAGATATTGCCCGAATCCATCACACGCTGTTTTGGGACTGGTTTGATTACATGGGGGGAGACTGTGCCATTGAACGCTGGCAACAACAGGGCATTGCGCGCCCCGACCTGATTCACCTGACTCAGCAAGGCTATCAGCGTAGTGCTGACGCGCTATGGCGGCAGTTGGCGACATTGCTTCATACCACGCAGAAATAGCCGCTCACCTGATGGCTACCTGCCATTACTATTCTATTGCCTTATTATCCCCCCTGATAACGCCCCGGTTTATGCCAGTTCATCAGCATCGCGTTCATCGCCAGCGCACTGAGTGCTGACCACAACAACAGGTGAACCGGCATGGCTATCATGGATACGGCGAACACCAGCACATCGAGCAGCATCTGACTTTTGCCGGCATTGATGTTGAAACGTTTGTAGAGCCACAACGTCACCACGCCGGTGCCACCGACCGAAGCATTGTGGCGAGCCAGCGAGAGCACGCCCATACCGAGAAAGGTGCCGCCCACCAACGCAGAAAACAGCGGGTGGACATAGTCGATGGTCAACAAGCCCGGCACCGCCTGGGTGGCAGCGCTCAGGGCGAGATTGACGATCAGTGTTTTTAGCGTAAAGGCACGCCCCATGCTGAAGTAGCAGAAAATCATGAACGGGATGTTGGCGAGGATAAACAGTACGCCAATCGATAGCGGAACAAAGTAGGACAACAGCAAGGCGATGCCGGCAATCCCGCCGGTGATCATACCTGAGAGTTTGAGCAGATTCAGACCAAAGGCGATAAACATCACCCCCAGCACCAGGCCGTAAACATCATCTTTCAGGGTGTGAGCCAGCGCCGGTTTCTGGCCAGTTTCCGCTGTCTTGGGCGACGTAACAGAGTCTTTCAGCATGAAGCTATCTCATCAACTCGATGTCATCGGGTTTAGTCATAAGAAATGCATATATTTGCGGTTTTCATGACTGAACATTCATTAATGATATTCAAATTACCATTGTTCATGAGCAGCTCGCCAGTGTTGACGAAGTGATGGAGTGTCGCCTGATGTCCGGCAGTCACGATGTTATGTGGCGGACGGTGGCCGCCAGCCTGTCGGATATCGAGACACTCTTGCAAAAAACCGTTCAAAATCTGAGGACTGCGTGATCTGCAGTCCTCATTTTCACTGCGGCGACCGATTTACAAAACCGCGCTGCCGGTTAAGGCAACGGTATGACATCAGGCAGCAAATTCGCCGCTGGCAATCAGAAAATCAATCAACGCAGTCAGGGTTTTCAGGTCATCAAACGCGATGTTGTGAAACAGCGCAATACGTAGCTGATTTCGCCCCAGCGCCCGGTAACCTTCAATGCCATGCACCAACCCTTGCTCGTCCAGATACCGGGTCAGTTTGTCTACGGAAATAGTATCCGCCACGTCGATGGTGGCGACGGTAGTCGAGCGAAACGCCGGGTCAGCCACATATGCCGATAAATAATCCCGCTCGCTGGCCCACTGATACAACAACGCCGCTTTAGCGACAGCCTGGCGTTCCACCTCGTCAAAGCCCAGCGCATTCATGCGTTTGACCTGTTCAGCGAACAGGAACAATGTCACCACCGCCGGAGTATTGTAAGTCTGCTGTTGTTCGCTGTTGCTCAGCGCCAGCTTCCAGTCTGCAAATGCCGGAATATAACGGCTGGGATCGGCGGCGATCTCCACGATCCGCGCTTTAGCTTTCGGCGATAAAATAGCGACAAACAATCCGCCTTCACTGGCGAACACTTTTTGCGGCGAGAAGAAAAACACATCCACGCGGGAGAGGTCACAGGCGATTTGCCCCGCACCGCTGGTAGCGTCGATTGCCAGCAGGCAATCCTCGCCGACCACGGGTAAACGGGTGTTCATCACCCCAGTGGAGGTTTCATTCAGCGTGCAGGCCACCACGTCCGCGCCATCGGTCACAAAGGCGGTGTTGGCCTGACCGTATTCCACGGCAACGCTATCCGCCTGAATCCATGGAATCCGGCGCGAGGCTTTAAACCATTTGTCGGAAAACTCGCCGCAGGTGTGGTGAACAATACGCTTTCTGACCAGCCCAAGGCCGACCATATCAAACAGCACCGTGGCGCCGCCGTTGCCCAGCACGATGCTGTAACCATCGGGAACTGACAGATAATCCCGCAGCCCCTGCTGAATCTCGCGGCATAGCGCGCGCACGGGTTCCTTACGATGGCTGGTGCCCAGCAAATGCGGCCCCTGATCTTGTAGATGCGTCAGATCATCAAGTTGAATCAGCGACGGGCCGCAGCCAAAACGAGGATCAGATGGAATCAGTGCTTCTGGAAGGGTTATCGCCACATGTCTCTCCTTAGGTTCAGCATTGTTTTTCATGATGTTGTTTTTACGATGTGTTTTTTATGAGCATACGCAGGATGGAAGAAAAGCGGTACGACTATTTCCGCCTGCTGATGGTATCAGGTAAGGCCTCTCGTTATGGTCAGCGTTGTTCAGGCAAGCTCTCTGGTGGGATGATAAATCTTCAGCGTGAACAGAAGGAGTAAAGCTGTGTCAGTACAATGGAAGCAGGAAAACTATCAGGTTTCGACAGATCCGCGGCGGCTCGACCTGGATACCATTCACAATTACCTCACCACCTCCAGTTGGGCGGCCGGCATTGACCGGGAAACCGTTGCACTCTCTGTCGCCAACAGCCTGTGTTTCGGGTTGTATCATCAGGCACGACAGATCGGTTTCGCCCGCATGGTGACGGATTTCGCCACCTTCGGCTATCTGTGTGATGTGTTTGTGCTGCCCGCGCATCAGGGGACCGGGCTGGGGCGTTTTCTGGTGGAATGCACGCTAAGCCACCCGCGATTGCAGCGCCTGCGCCGTCAGTTGCTGCTAACGTCTACCGCACCGTGGTTGTACCAAAAAGTCGGATACGAGCCGATCAATCGCCAGAATTACGCCTGGACGCTTGTCCGCCAGGACATTTACAGCACAAGGACGACATCCTGATCTGATTCCGGCAGCGTTCTTCAGGCGCGGTGTCGGCGCAGCGGATTAAACGGATTATATGGTTGATGATCTCAACCATATGGCGACGCCTTGCCGCCCATCATTCCCCCCTTCAACCGCACGGATAAAACCTTGCCCATCACGCGGTACATTCTTAGCGATAATCGCGACAAAACGCCGCAAAATCGCGCACTGGCGTTTGACGTCACCAATCATGACGATATTCTGGAAGCCATTGAGAAAGTTCGGTTAACAGGGAGCTTGCCGGGCTAGTACGTTGCCGCGTTCTGCACCGGTCTGACGTTATCCGGCGAGGTCATATGACCTGGGCAAAGAAGACCTGCTCCAGAGCAGGCTCTTGCATGTTGGGACGTTATGCTGCAACTAAAAGCGGGGGAAGAGGGCTTGACTTGCCGGGTCACGCCTCCCTGATGGCAGGGACTGCCAGTGAATATGAGTGAGATTCGGGCGTGCTTGCCGTTAGCAGTGCGCGGTTTTCCCCGTGTGCTCAAGTACGCATGATGATATTTCAATGGGAGAAACTAATTTATGCATCAGTATGCGCTGGTAGGTGATGTCGGTGGCACCAACGCACGTCTTGCCTTGTGTGAACTGGCGAATGGGCAGCTGTCACACAGCAAACAGTACGCGGTTCAGGAGCACGACAGTCTGGAAGAGGCGATTCGTTTGTTTCTGGCAGAACACACCGATCTCATCATCAAAGAAGCTTGTATTGCTATTGCCTGCCCGGTAACCGACGACTGGGTAGAGATGACGAATCATCACTGGGCATTCTCCATAGACGCCATGCGGCAAAACCTGGGTTTTGAACAACTGTCGGTCATCAACGATTTTACTGCCGTCAGTATGGCGATTCCGGTCCTGAAGCCGGAAGATGCGATTCAACTGGGCGGCACAGCGCCAGTCGCTGATAAGCCGGTGGCGGTGTACGGTGCCGGAACCGGGCTGGGTGTGGCATACCTGTTGCCAGTGAACGGAAAATGGCTGAGCCTGCCAAGCGAAGGCGGTCACGTCGATTTTGCGCCCAATAGCGAAGAAGAAGACATCCTGTTGCAGGTGTTGCGTCAGGAGCTGGGGCACGTCTCTGCTGAACGTGTGCTATCCGGGCCGGGGCTGGTGAATATTTACCGGGCCATCGTCAAAGCAGACAACCGGGTGCCGGAAGCGTTGACGCCGCAGATAGTGTCTGAACGCGCGCTGGCGCACAACGATGTTGACTGCCTGCGGGCGCTGTCGCTGTTTTGCGTACTGATGGGGCGTTTTGGCGGCAACCTGGCGATGACGCTCGGCACCTTCGGCGGCGTCTATATCGCTGGCGGCATTGTGCCTCGTTTTCTGGAATTCTTCCGCAATTCCGGTTTTCGCAGCGCTTTTGAAGACAAAGGCCGTTTCCGCGATTATCTGGCCGACATTCCGGCGTTCATGATAACGCACCCGCAGCCGGGACTGCTGGGCGCTGGCGCTTATCTGCGTCAGGCGCTGGGGCAGACGCTGTAACCCCCAATCCCGCTCCGATAAGCTATTCGTCAGGTAACCTGTGGGTTACCTGACTGTTTTGATACTCCTGCGGACGTATTATCGGTGGTTCTACTACTGGAAATAGCGGTCATTGCCAGGGTGGCGGCGGCTGGTGATAAAACAAAGGAGGGCTATTTCCTTCCTTTTATTTTATAAAGAATTTCTTATGTTTAACGATATTTTAAAAACATTGCCTCATAATATGAGTGCTCCCGACATTGTCGATGAGCCGACACTAGAAAGTGCTGTTCAATACATTGATGAAATGGATTTTAGTAATATCAGGATGAAACTAACTAAATATGTTCCATTAGTATGCCGAGTCTGGAGTGATGATGATTATCTTAATCTTCAGAGGGCATTTGAAATCACCCAGTTTATCTATGAGGAGGAGTTTGGTGAAAAAATGCTTAATATTTGGCAATAATAGTGATTATTTGTTTAATTTCTATAAGAAGATATTTCCCTTTTGCACAAGTCGTTTTTCACCCTATATTGGATTTATGATAATAACCATCGTCATGGCCAGATATAACAGGGAAGAGTTGGCGATTTTTAGTTATTTTACTGCTCTTTTTGCACTTCCTGTTACAATCCTATCAATGCCTTTAGCTATGATTGGTAATCTGGTTACTAGTGGGCAGAGAGATGGAAAATCGGGTGGAGCTATATTTCTTTCTGGCATTCCACTAGGAATTATACTTTCAATATCCGGTTTTTTTATATCGTGGATAATTGGTGATTTTTTTCTGAATGTATACGAGAAAGAATCTTATCAGGTTTATATCTATTGTGTTCCATTTTTGATATTTAATAATTATCTTTTTTTCTTTATTGAGAGTTTTATAAGTAGCGGTTTTATTGCCAAAATAAAAGCATTACTTTCTTTACTTTCCTCTTTATTTATTGCATCAATTGCTTTTTATTTAAGTGATATAAAGGCAATTGATGTTTTTTGGTCTTTTTTATTTATTGAGGTTTCGTTTTTATTTTTCTATGGTGGAGTTATTTTTTATAAGAAAATAGATTGGAACTTGAAAGAAATTAATTATAAGAGAATAACCAGTCAACTGATTAAGTTTGGCTCACCCATAGCTATTGGTCTGGCTGGACAGAAGTTAGTCTATTTCCTTTTAACGCAAAGACTAATGGGGATTAATCCTTTATATGTTTCTGATCTTTCAGTGATAATGAGTGTTATAGGGTTGATTAGCATTCCTGTTGGTGCATTTTCTCAGATACATAGCTTATTTGTTAGTGAGAGGAAACTTTCAGAGCAATATGTTTTTTTCAAGGTTGGATTATTTTTAATACTTTTAATTTGCTTGATTACTATGTTGCTTCTCTCAATTTTTATGAAAGAAATTATGATGTTATATGGAAATAGTGCATTACTTAACAATACACCTGTATATATATCTATATTCTTGCTTTTTATTACATCATCTTATATGCAGCTTGGGATGTCACATTTGAGGGCAATAAATGATACCTTTATCCCCCAGGGAGTCGCTAACATTGTTCTGATTATTCTTTTCTTACCTATTATATGGATGCCGTCCTTTAACAATATGAATGTATCCAGTTTCATTATTGTTCAAGCTGCTTGTCTTTTTATTATATGTCTATTTTTATTCCTTAGAGTAAAGAATAAGGCATTATCCCAGGTTGGTGTTAGCAGAATAGATCTTTTGGGGAGTAATAAAGGATAGATGAAGGGGGGCAGTAAAAAGGTAAGTGAACCTACAATATATACCCGTCATACTTCAAGTTGCAGGAAGGCAGCAAAAGAGTGAATCCCGATGAGCTTACTCTAGTAAGTGTTTCGGGTGAACGAACGCAACCAATACACCTGCAACTTGAAGTATGACGGGTATAAATCTGATTTACCGTCCCGGCCAGAACGGCTCGCCCAGCGTCAGCATCAACCGGTTGGCCCAGGCAAAAAACGCGGTGGACTGAATCAGGTCGAGAATATCCAGCGTGTCCAACCCTTGTTCACGCAGGCGTGCCAGATCCTGTGCGTTGGCCTGCGATGG harbors:
- a CDS encoding SGNH/GDSL hydrolase family protein, encoding MLTSEYHTTLTHAVKSLLVIVSCMIGLIWLDQQSINSYWELHFHTKSPWDGITSPSWVYGEHLMKASQAAKDTFVESMATPEDSTQDDAAVPLRPAATKPLAQREKPLSSAAAKNAAAAKEPANNMDGNSANSATIEAGHVVLKTGQTVLFIGDSMMEGVAPHVIKMLRDHYNVAGIDLSKRSSGLTYPHYFNWPLTLGRELEKRQNIGLVVVFLGANDPWDMPPGNGNTFLRFESPAWESAYRDRIRLILHLAHEKQIPVIWISPPNVENKKLNHGINYLNGLFESEVTAEHEILIRANEIFGYQGNVYSPDMVQDKVKVRIRTNDGVHFSVTGQKMIAERIFSKINVTPALQEANHYDAR
- a CDS encoding SGNH/GDSL hydrolase family protein is translated as MAIIICLIQLTSCSREDHDISGVATTLTTGENTVQLIDYGDPGLQQLKHKLSHSDKEKIHILQLGDSHTASDFFSGQLRRHFKQQYGDGGVGFVSPLAISGTRFDNVLFSIAKGWNMITSRKTSNAGFTLGGNIATPRQDNNDAQLAVRDTEPTFSMQALYRNQANGKIQIQNQAVMLPGSQSQWVLSQPVTVQSPVRYSLSLSGGSQLAGWLLSSNHRGGVMLSALGINGAQVSMLDKWRDNWLSTLKILKPDMVILAYGTNEAFDQQLDIQRYRKNYSEHIRAIRRVLPNAVILLVSPGSSISNKTGVSCQQQQSVALKPVIQAQRDIARIHHTLFWDWFDYMGGDCAIERWQQQGIARPDLIHLTQQGYQRSADALWRQLATLLHTTQK
- a CDS encoding YitT family protein, whose product is MLKDSVTSPKTAETGQKPALAHTLKDDVYGLVLGVMFIAFGLNLLKLSGMITGGIAGIALLLSYFVPLSIGVLFILANIPFMIFCYFSMGRAFTLKTLIVNLALSAATQAVPGLLTIDYVHPLFSALVGGTFLGMGVLSLARHNASVGGTGVVTLWLYKRFNINAGKSQMLLDVLVFAVSMIAMPVHLLLWSALSALAMNAMLMNWHKPGRYQGG
- a CDS encoding aminotransferase class V-fold PLP-dependent enzyme — protein: MAITLPEALIPSDPRFGCGPSLIQLDDLTHLQDQGPHLLGTSHRKEPVRALCREIQQGLRDYLSVPDGYSIVLGNGGATVLFDMVGLGLVRKRIVHHTCGEFSDKWFKASRRIPWIQADSVAVEYGQANTAFVTDGADVVACTLNETSTGVMNTRLPVVGEDCLLAIDATSGAGQIACDLSRVDVFFFSPQKVFASEGGLFVAILSPKAKARIVEIAADPSRYIPAFADWKLALSNSEQQQTYNTPAVVTLFLFAEQVKRMNALGFDEVERQAVAKAALLYQWASERDYLSAYVADPAFRSTTVATIDVADTISVDKLTRYLDEQGLVHGIEGYRALGRNQLRIALFHNIAFDDLKTLTALIDFLIASGEFAA
- a CDS encoding GNAT family N-acetyltransferase — translated: MSVQWKQENYQVSTDPRRLDLDTIHNYLTTSSWAAGIDRETVALSVANSLCFGLYHQARQIGFARMVTDFATFGYLCDVFVLPAHQGTGLGRFLVECTLSHPRLQRLRRQLLLTSTAPWLYQKVGYEPINRQNYAWTLVRQDIYSTRTTS
- a CDS encoding DUF3861 domain-containing protein yields the protein MPITRYILSDNRDKTPQNRALAFDVTNHDDILEAIEKVRLTGSLPG
- the glk gene encoding glucokinase, giving the protein MHQYALVGDVGGTNARLALCELANGQLSHSKQYAVQEHDSLEEAIRLFLAEHTDLIIKEACIAIACPVTDDWVEMTNHHWAFSIDAMRQNLGFEQLSVINDFTAVSMAIPVLKPEDAIQLGGTAPVADKPVAVYGAGTGLGVAYLLPVNGKWLSLPSEGGHVDFAPNSEEEDILLQVLRQELGHVSAERVLSGPGLVNIYRAIVKADNRVPEALTPQIVSERALAHNDVDCLRALSLFCVLMGRFGGNLAMTLGTFGGVYIAGGIVPRFLEFFRNSGFRSAFEDKGRFRDYLADIPAFMITHPQPGLLGAGAYLRQALGQTL